In Thermorudis peleae, a genomic segment contains:
- a CDS encoding glycerate kinase type-2 family protein — MDQLRAKQWVEQIYATALAAVDATHLVKATLQLTDDALWVQGERYPLIPSARLVVLAIGKASLAMARGAEAALGKRITHGLVVTKRGLVEEVGSLAHFRILEAEHPVPGPGSFAAGEAVLSAVSGLRGEDLVVVLLSGGGSALVESLYPPLTREELAVTTELLLRAGADIWLLNAVRRRLSRIKAGGLARAALPARVINIIVSDVLGNPLPVIASGPTVSPEPEDSDPIAQIRALGVWEHLPPAVQHALLRPIPAEPLPNVLASIILADARTFALAAQRAIEQIGLPAYLLADRFTGEAREFARFWAALARHIHDYQSPWNSPVCLIGAGELTVTVRGQGRGGRNTEMALAAALELAGLSNIVIASLASDGDDGLSGAAGAVVTGETVTALRAHGIDPHRVLWNNDSATALAQVEGLLPKRVTNTNVNDLYLALIGTPPADL; from the coding sequence ATGGATCAGCTACGCGCTAAGCAGTGGGTTGAGCAAATCTATGCCACAGCTCTAGCCGCCGTTGACGCAACGCACCTTGTCAAGGCAACGCTCCAGCTCACTGATGATGCACTGTGGGTGCAGGGAGAACGATATCCCCTTATCCCATCGGCGCGGCTTGTCGTCTTAGCGATTGGCAAGGCTTCGCTCGCGATGGCTCGGGGAGCTGAAGCCGCGCTCGGGAAACGGATTACTCACGGTCTGGTCGTGACAAAACGCGGCCTTGTTGAAGAAGTTGGCTCCTTAGCCCATTTCCGTATTTTGGAAGCGGAACACCCAGTTCCCGGGCCTGGGAGTTTCGCGGCAGGGGAGGCTGTGCTCTCAGCAGTCAGCGGGCTGAGGGGAGAAGATCTCGTCGTTGTCTTGCTCTCAGGTGGCGGTTCAGCACTCGTTGAATCACTCTATCCTCCATTGACGCGTGAGGAACTCGCGGTGACCACAGAACTCCTCCTCCGGGCCGGGGCAGATATCTGGCTGCTCAACGCTGTGCGCCGTCGTCTCAGCCGCATTAAAGCTGGCGGTCTTGCCCGGGCAGCGTTGCCGGCACGTGTCATCAACATTATCGTCTCGGATGTTCTTGGTAATCCGTTACCTGTTATTGCCAGTGGACCTACGGTTTCTCCAGAACCTGAAGACAGTGATCCGATTGCGCAGATTCGTGCGCTTGGCGTTTGGGAACACTTACCGCCTGCAGTCCAGCACGCTCTGCTTCGCCCCATTCCGGCTGAACCATTGCCAAATGTCCTAGCCAGCATCATCCTGGCGGACGCACGGACGTTTGCGCTTGCTGCGCAGCGGGCAATTGAACAGATAGGTCTCCCTGCGTACCTTCTTGCTGATCGCTTTACTGGCGAGGCGCGCGAGTTTGCCCGTTTCTGGGCTGCGCTCGCTCGTCATATTCACGACTATCAATCGCCGTGGAACTCCCCCGTGTGCCTTATTGGTGCAGGCGAACTCACCGTGACTGTTCGTGGTCAGGGACGAGGTGGCCGCAATACTGAAATGGCGCTTGCTGCTGCGCTCGAGCTGGCTGGACTTTCCAACATCGTCATCGCAAGCCTTGCGTCGGACGGTGACGATGGCCTGAGTGGAGCGGCGGGCGCTGTCGTCACTGGAGAAACAGTGACAGCACTTCGTGCACACGGTATCGACCCACATCGCGTACTCTGGAACAACGATAGCGCGACTGCCTTAGCACAGGTCGAAGGGTTGCTGCCAAAGCGTGTAACGAACACGAATGTGAATGATCTCTATCTCGCCTTGATTGGTACACCGCCAGCTGACCTTTAG
- a CDS encoding TolB family protein, producing the protein MQRQTKRLSRVLFLFSLLLTAPIWTLHVSAATLPYRIEPSLTSSVGQQIRGLAMSSTLLVWEDWRSGTPDIYAYDLTDNREFRPDPTPGYRTAPAVSGSRIVWVSGKESTQRQIVGIDLGQGQRLTITSAPAEVDQPAIDGDIVVWRQRINGTWQIFARRLSDNQPMQLSSSDQNHGYPTISGTRIVWQEYQQDHWKLVLYDLSTRTQTFLTQGSLDEEYPHLAGDWLIFLRWQPQSSTPQLVLRNIQSHEERVLSQDHFIGVAATDGKRVVWEDWRSGLAGIYAYDIEAKQEFAIARSQDVTTPAVNPTTIAWIAGLPTGQSRVQAVALIQRLPTDPQDPPAVPSPDRVYFPQTQHYVSAGFKAFWQAHGAEQIFGYPLSEEFTITDPATGEKVTVQYFERARLEYRADRPENERITIGRLGVELTQDRAFQPIAPFQSTSDRLYFPETGHSLAYGFKTFWETHGGLAIFGYPISEEFTENGHTVQYFERARFEYHPEASDPNARITLGLLGREMLERMGWLPRPPLDTTMLMP; encoded by the coding sequence ATGCAAAGACAGACCAAGCGGCTTTCTCGAGTTCTGTTTCTGTTCAGCCTTCTCCTTACTGCTCCGATCTGGACTCTCCATGTCTCTGCTGCGACACTCCCATATCGTATCGAGCCATCGCTAACATCCTCAGTTGGCCAGCAGATCCGCGGTCTGGCAATGAGTTCAACCTTACTCGTTTGGGAGGACTGGCGCTCGGGAACCCCAGATATTTACGCCTACGACCTCACCGATAATCGAGAGTTTCGGCCTGATCCAACTCCCGGCTATCGCACAGCCCCAGCAGTCTCCGGTTCAAGGATTGTATGGGTAAGTGGCAAGGAGTCGACACAACGACAGATCGTTGGCATCGATTTGGGCCAAGGTCAACGCCTGACAATCACCTCAGCCCCCGCTGAAGTCGATCAACCAGCCATCGATGGCGATATTGTCGTGTGGAGACAGCGCATCAACGGGACGTGGCAAATCTTCGCCCGTCGGCTCAGCGATAACCAGCCAATGCAGCTAAGTAGCAGTGATCAAAACCACGGCTATCCAACGATCAGTGGCACCCGTATCGTCTGGCAGGAATATCAACAGGATCACTGGAAACTGGTGCTTTACGATCTTTCTACACGCACTCAAACATTCTTGACCCAAGGTTCCCTGGACGAAGAATACCCTCATCTTGCTGGCGATTGGCTCATTTTCTTACGCTGGCAACCACAGAGCAGCACGCCCCAGTTGGTACTCCGGAATATCCAGAGCCACGAAGAACGCGTGCTGAGTCAAGACCATTTCATTGGGGTAGCAGCAACTGACGGAAAGCGGGTTGTCTGGGAAGATTGGCGCTCTGGTTTAGCCGGCATCTATGCCTACGACATTGAGGCAAAGCAAGAATTTGCCATTGCACGCTCGCAAGACGTAACAACCCCAGCGGTGAACCCAACAACGATTGCGTGGATTGCTGGCCTTCCCACTGGGCAATCACGTGTCCAGGCAGTTGCGCTGATTCAGCGCTTGCCAACTGACCCACAAGATCCTCCGGCAGTGCCGAGCCCTGATCGCGTCTATTTCCCGCAAACGCAACACTATGTCTCTGCCGGATTTAAGGCGTTCTGGCAAGCGCATGGGGCTGAGCAGATTTTTGGTTACCCATTAAGTGAAGAGTTTACCATCACCGATCCAGCCACTGGAGAAAAAGTAACAGTTCAGTACTTTGAGCGCGCGCGGCTTGAATACCGGGCTGACCGCCCAGAAAATGAACGGATCACGATTGGCCGGCTCGGCGTCGAGTTAACGCAAGACCGCGCATTTCAGCCAATCGCTCCATTCCAGAGCACGAGCGATCGCCTCTACTTTCCCGAAACTGGACATTCGCTTGCATACGGATTTAAGACTTTCTGGGAAACACATGGTGGACTGGCCATTTTCGGCTATCCGATCAGTGAGGAGTTCACAGAAAACGGTCATACCGTCCAATACTTTGAACGGGCTCGATTCGAATATCATCCTGAAGCAAGCGACCCGAATGCACGCATTACGCTTGGTTTGCTTGGCCGCGAAATGCTTGAGCGCATGGGCTGGCTCCCACGGCCGCCACTTGATACGACAATGCTGATGCCCTAA
- a CDS encoding nucleoside hydrolase yields MAVPLVLDVDTGVDDALALALASRLPSIQLIGVTTVAGNVDCPQATSNTRKVLTAIGAQDIVVVPGATRPLLRPHRDARYFHGPNGLGGGELPEGKNPISDLPAPAWLIQQARIYAGELVLVCVAPLTNLAMALLLEPSLPQLLHRVVVMGGAFTVAGNVTPFAEFNLWEDPEAAAIVAQSSLPLTFVGLDVTAHVTLSREQWEYARRADHAEARLLAEIGQWAFESLGLSSFALHDPLALAVAFDSSLVGVEQSAVWVDTSPVSPGRTFLIAASSSLPAHLIALDVDRDRFSALFCEALGLPLAQ; encoded by the coding sequence ATGGCCGTGCCTTTGGTACTTGACGTTGATACTGGTGTCGACGACGCGTTAGCGCTCGCACTTGCCTCTCGGCTTCCATCGATCCAACTCATCGGCGTCACGACGGTTGCGGGGAACGTCGATTGCCCACAGGCGACGAGTAACACACGGAAGGTTCTAACCGCAATCGGGGCGCAGGATATTGTCGTTGTGCCGGGCGCTACGCGCCCTTTACTCCGTCCTCACCGTGATGCTCGCTACTTTCACGGCCCCAATGGCTTAGGGGGCGGTGAACTTCCTGAAGGCAAGAACCCAATCAGTGATTTGCCAGCGCCAGCATGGCTTATTCAGCAAGCGCGCATCTATGCGGGCGAGCTTGTGCTCGTGTGCGTTGCGCCACTGACCAACCTGGCTATGGCGCTTTTGCTCGAACCGTCACTGCCGCAGTTGCTTCACCGCGTTGTTGTCATGGGCGGGGCCTTCACCGTTGCCGGTAATGTCACGCCATTTGCTGAGTTTAATTTATGGGAGGATCCTGAGGCGGCTGCGATCGTGGCGCAAAGTTCTTTGCCGCTCACATTTGTTGGCCTTGACGTTACAGCGCACGTGACACTCAGTCGGGAACAGTGGGAATATGCTCGGCGAGCAGACCATGCTGAAGCACGCTTGCTGGCCGAAATTGGGCAGTGGGCTTTTGAATCACTTGGACTTTCATCCTTTGCACTCCACGATCCACTTGCCCTGGCGGTAGCCTTTGATTCATCGTTGGTTGGAGTAGAGCAGTCTGCTGTTTGGGTTGATACCAGCCCGGTTTCACCAGGGCGAACGTTCCTCATTGCTGCTTCCTCCTCACTCCCTGCGCACCTCATTGCCCTGGATGTCGATCGCGACCGCTTTTCCGCGCTGTTCTGCGAAGCGCTTGGATTGCCGCTGGCGCAGTGA
- a CDS encoding polyprenyl synthetase family protein: MAARTARRIQSTGGPLEFTTVLERMQPDLRRVEERLLAETVVEYPLVGDVLRELVAAGGKRLRPLLLLLAAKPFRYDLDRLVPAAAGIELLHTASLIHDDSIDHAETRRGKPTLNALLDPEVVILVGDYMFARSAMLAASTMNPRVLAVFASCLGSICDGQLREIFAAHSTDVTLDDYQRRIYGKTAALFASSAEIGAILGEATDDQIATLREFGSCLGMAYQIIDDILDLREDSTRLGKPAGHDLRQGTVTLPTMLFLQQERGTAAERALVSRIVSEGAESAEALATAVQAIRTSGVLEQAWQFAVHYIEDARQLLSRLPDGEARAMLEALAQHAIERQF, encoded by the coding sequence GTGGCTGCACGGACAGCTCGGCGGATTCAGAGCACTGGGGGCCCCTTGGAGTTCACAACAGTCCTCGAGCGGATGCAACCCGACCTTCGGCGGGTCGAGGAGCGGCTCTTGGCCGAAACTGTCGTCGAATACCCCCTCGTCGGCGATGTTTTACGTGAGTTAGTTGCTGCTGGGGGAAAGCGCCTTCGCCCTCTCTTACTGCTTCTCGCAGCGAAGCCATTTCGGTATGACCTTGACCGCCTTGTCCCAGCAGCTGCCGGAATTGAACTCCTGCACACAGCCTCACTGATTCATGATGATTCAATTGACCACGCGGAAACCCGGCGAGGCAAACCGACTTTGAACGCGCTCCTTGATCCCGAGGTTGTCATCCTCGTTGGTGACTATATGTTCGCACGATCAGCGATGTTAGCCGCGTCAACGATGAATCCGCGCGTGCTTGCCGTGTTTGCCAGCTGTCTCGGCAGCATTTGCGACGGCCAACTACGCGAAATTTTTGCCGCACATTCAACCGATGTCACTCTCGATGACTATCAACGGCGCATCTATGGCAAAACCGCGGCGCTTTTCGCGAGCTCAGCCGAAATCGGGGCAATCCTTGGTGAGGCAACAGACGACCAGATTGCAACGTTGCGCGAATTCGGAAGCTGCCTCGGGATGGCGTATCAAATCATCGACGACATCCTTGACCTGCGAGAAGATTCGACACGCTTGGGCAAACCTGCCGGCCATGACCTCCGCCAAGGTACAGTGACACTGCCGACCATGCTGTTCCTACAGCAGGAGCGTGGGACGGCAGCCGAACGAGCACTGGTGAGTCGAATCGTCAGTGAAGGAGCGGAATCAGCTGAAGCACTCGCCACAGCCGTGCAGGCAATTCGCACATCAGGCGTCCTCGAGCAAGCCTGGCAATTTGCTGTTCACTATATCGAGGACGCACGACAGCTACTCTCCCGACTGCCCGACGGAGAAGCACGAGCGATGCTCGAGGCGCTCGCCCAACATGCAATTGAGCGACAATTCTAG